A genomic segment from Rhodohalobacter sp. SW132 encodes:
- a CDS encoding T9SS type A sorting domain-containing protein, with protein sequence MRILLLFLTLSFFTFSTALSQFAGGSGTEVDPYQIETVEQLQEIKNHLNSHFIQIADINASKTVAWNDSTGFEPIGDVFEQFTGSYYGNGYVIDSLFINRTESVYVGLLGYIKNAHLKNISVTNASVSGDKRTGILIGFSEFSTLSELHVTGIVSSNDVAGGLIGYNESSPISYSSAIIDSSYTRIGGLIGTNSNSDIYRCFTKGKFRGSGLVGDVNSRSNITESFSLATITSGNGLVGEHTGGTLIDSYYNGIIKNGAGLVGWINTNGRVRRNYSVAHEGSNISGGLIRRHSGNIYSSYWDVESSNQPLPISYGTGSNTYVTGLRTAEMKGESAYYYMSELDFENTWVLTEGYPALAWQDVEAIALPNSEPPASIGNVFPNVGEQSVPVDTTLIWHAVDADNYEIQISSDINFGASNLSETGIQDSTFNLAGKLKYGTKYFWRVRGRNLAGTGEWSEVWNFTTAFALPSPKLVGPADQDVVEFPVTFLWNPVEGANDYNLEISLDENFDSLVDISAIEDQNSKQKTIQKQSDWNISQTVENLDFDKKYYWRVKASNSDGESDWSETRSIQTKSAPIQGSVSLLAPERGAELNSGTVQFSWSTIDLLDNYTFQLSESNSFTTLSIDTTLSKSGELKIGNVSDNGSQTSALQGKRGDKFGGSLENVTDEIWFSFTVNELNTTTYFKFINPEGFGIHNVKIIAPDNSVLSSRNLDEVFEYSVPTFVQGTYYISVGVTNGESIFLNTGQFLIESSEQEFTDESDDTLSVDLNITEANTYYWRVKASGKNTQGEWSETRSVQFVNPALSHQVELELPLNESTNTELPTEFKWSALNEADHYELEIADSPTFSSVIAVREHESVAYTSELLSDTTSYHWRVRATVDGQQTAWSEVWEFKTQLRVPEIPTWKPGNGEQDVSKIPLIAWSESNRSEYYDLQLADNPEFSNPTLDIQELSSTEYKVANELEDGITYYWRVRAGNDSGYSDWSEVLQFTTQITTSTEFTDMPKEYSLEQNYPNPFNPTTTVTFSLPKSSDVSVEVFNSVGQRVAQLVNTSKAAGVHEVSFDASSLSSGIYLIRMNTSEHTFMKKMILLK encoded by the coding sequence ATGAGAATATTGCTACTATTCTTGACCCTCTCCTTTTTTACGTTTTCAACAGCACTTTCTCAATTCGCAGGAGGCTCCGGGACTGAAGTAGATCCCTATCAAATTGAAACTGTAGAGCAGCTCCAGGAAATTAAAAATCATCTAAATAGTCACTTTATTCAGATTGCAGATATTAATGCGAGTAAAACAGTTGCGTGGAACGATAGCACTGGTTTCGAACCAATTGGTGATGTGTTTGAGCAGTTTACAGGTAGCTATTATGGAAACGGTTATGTGATTGATAGCTTATTTATTAATAGGACTGAATCAGTATATGTTGGTTTACTGGGTTATATAAAAAATGCACATTTAAAAAATATCTCTGTTACAAATGCAAGTGTATCTGGGGATAAAAGAACGGGGATTTTGATAGGATTTTCTGAATTTTCTACTCTCTCTGAATTACACGTAACGGGGATAGTTAGTTCAAATGATGTTGCTGGAGGATTGATAGGATATAACGAGAGTTCTCCCATTTCATATTCAAGTGCTATTATTGATTCATCATATACTAGAATAGGTGGTTTAATTGGCACTAATTCAAATTCCGATATTTACCGTTGTTTTACGAAAGGAAAATTCCGAGGGAGTGGCTTAGTGGGTGATGTAAACAGCAGAAGTAATATTACTGAAAGCTTTTCATTAGCAACAATAACTTCTGGTAATGGTTTAGTTGGTGAACATACTGGAGGAACTCTAATTGATTCATATTACAATGGAATTATAAAAAATGGTGCAGGCTTGGTTGGTTGGATAAATACTAATGGAAGAGTTAGAAGGAACTATAGTGTCGCACATGAAGGATCTAATATAAGCGGAGGTTTAATTAGAAGACATTCAGGGAATATTTATAGCAGCTATTGGGATGTTGAATCTTCAAATCAGCCTTTGCCAATTTCATACGGTACTGGAAGTAATACTTACGTTACAGGTTTACGTACTGCTGAAATGAAAGGTGAATCTGCTTATTACTATATGTCAGAGTTAGATTTTGAAAATACCTGGGTTCTTACAGAAGGATATCCTGCTTTAGCTTGGCAGGACGTAGAAGCAATAGCGTTACCTAACTCAGAACCTCCAGCATCTATTGGAAATGTCTTTCCTAATGTAGGAGAGCAAAGTGTTCCCGTAGATACAACTCTCATTTGGCACGCTGTTGACGCAGATAACTATGAAATTCAAATATCATCAGATATCAATTTTGGCGCAAGTAATTTAAGCGAAACAGGTATACAGGATAGTACTTTTAATTTAGCTGGAAAGCTTAAATATGGCACAAAATATTTTTGGAGAGTTAGAGGCAGGAATTTGGCTGGGACAGGAGAATGGAGCGAAGTTTGGAATTTCACTACAGCTTTTGCTTTACCATCACCTAAATTGGTTGGTCCTGCAGATCAAGATGTGGTAGAGTTTCCCGTCACATTTTTATGGAATCCTGTAGAAGGTGCTAACGATTATAATTTGGAAATCTCTTTAGATGAAAACTTTGATTCATTGGTAGATATCTCAGCAATAGAGGATCAGAACTCAAAACAGAAAACTATTCAAAAGCAGTCTGATTGGAATATTTCTCAAACTGTGGAAAATCTGGATTTCGACAAGAAGTATTATTGGCGTGTAAAAGCCTCAAACTCTGATGGGGAAAGTGATTGGAGTGAAACCAGAAGCATTCAGACAAAGTCTGCGCCTATTCAAGGGTCGGTCAGTCTTTTAGCACCTGAACGTGGGGCTGAGTTAAATTCTGGTACGGTTCAATTCAGTTGGTCTACTATCGATTTATTGGACAATTATACATTTCAATTATCTGAGAGCAATTCATTTACAACCCTATCAATTGATACAACATTATCTAAATCCGGTGAACTAAAGATTGGAAATGTTTCCGATAATGGCAGTCAAACATCCGCACTACAAGGTAAGCGAGGTGATAAATTTGGAGGAAGCTTAGAAAATGTAACTGACGAAATTTGGTTCAGTTTCACAGTTAATGAATTAAATACCACTACATATTTTAAATTTATCAATCCTGAAGGATTTGGGATTCACAATGTCAAGATAATTGCTCCTGATAATTCTGTTTTATCAAGCAGAAATTTAGATGAGGTGTTTGAATATTCTGTTCCCACATTCGTACAAGGCACGTATTATATTTCAGTAGGAGTTACAAATGGAGAGAGCATCTTTCTTAATACGGGGCAATTTCTAATTGAATCAAGTGAACAAGAGTTCACAGATGAATCTGATGATACACTATCAGTAGACTTAAATATCACTGAAGCAAATACGTATTATTGGCGCGTGAAAGCTTCAGGTAAAAATACTCAAGGGGAATGGAGTGAAACAAGATCTGTGCAGTTTGTTAATCCTGCTCTATCTCACCAAGTTGAATTGGAACTCCCATTGAATGAATCCACAAATACAGAGTTACCCACTGAGTTCAAATGGAGTGCTTTAAATGAAGCGGATCATTATGAATTGGAAATAGCAGATTCACCAACATTTTCGTCTGTAATCGCAGTACGGGAACATGAATCTGTAGCATATACCTCCGAATTACTTTCAGACACAACATCTTATCATTGGCGAGTGCGAGCTACAGTGGACGGACAACAAACTGCATGGAGTGAAGTCTGGGAATTCAAAACCCAACTACGGGTTCCTGAGATACCCACATGGAAGCCAGGAAACGGTGAACAGGATGTATCAAAAATTCCACTGATTGCCTGGTCTGAATCGAATCGGTCAGAATATTATGATCTACAGTTGGCTGACAACCCCGAGTTCTCAAATCCGACCTTAGATATTCAGGAATTATCTTCAACGGAGTATAAAGTTGCCAATGAACTTGAGGATGGAATTACCTATTACTGGCGAGTCCGTGCTGGTAACGATAGTGGATATAGCGACTGGTCAGAGGTTCTGCAATTCACTACTCAAATAACTACCTCAACAGAGTTTACAGACATGCCCAAAGAGTACAGTCTTGAGCAAAACTACCCCAACCCATTTAACCCTACCACCACCGTTACGTTTTCACTGCCTAAAAGTAGTGATGTATCTGTTGAGGTTTTCAATTCGGTAGGTCAACGAGTAGCCCAATTGGTGAATACAAGTAAGGCAGCAGGAGTTCATGAAGTAAGCTTCGATGCCTCTTCCCTATCGAGTGGTATCTATCTGATTCGGATGAATACCTCTGAGCATACTTTTATGAAAAAAATGATTTTGTTGAAGTAA
- a CDS encoding RCC1 repeat-containing protein, which produces MKKVFYILFIVTSLLLISVSCSDSDNSSNNPVSPDVETKYNLSVIADPAEGGSASPASGEYNSGDLVEITASANEKWIFEGWQGDHTGTTNPVSITIDSDKDIVALFAERTYPLTVNTEGEGTVSERVVQAKTTDYPEGTIVELTANPEQGWRFSHWKGDSETDDNPIEIVIEEAKEVTAIFVKREYPLSITIEGEGTVSEEIIHAKPTDYPFGTVVELNATPANGWEFSHWQGNLEGSENPAKIEVTEETTITAVFVRNAFAINYTIEGEGSVSENLISGSETDEGAYEYESTVELTANAKDGWVFSHWQGDLEGKSKTVAIEIDSEKNVTAIFERRDYPLTVNIEGEGSVIEDIIQAKSTDYPYETEVKLTANPATGWVFSHWQGDLDGGDNPVTIEVTEEKNITAIFKEAYYEVSLTINGEGEIGEVLIDGDYNEGLYKHGSSVEFNAVASHGWNFTSWSGDVESVANPLEIEVHNDIHLSAAFTRIDYDVEIIAEGEGTVTEFLINGTETENGYLFGSEVRLIANAAVGWEFIEWTGDIESTDNPISLEVNSNKEISAIFKPESDVLYAMGSNRLGQLGDGTTTDKHEPIMLTSNVASISGGTNASFFVKNDGTLMGMGSNTMGELGYQQPGYYWRKPVVITNDVAKAVIGQLHSMFIKNDGSLWALGDNSFGQLGDGTAIDRTSPVKIAENVVDVSVGYRHTLFLREDGTLWGMGRNELGELGDGTTNDRIIPVNIALNVKAISAGWRHSFYISTTGTLFGMGFNIDGQLGAGYVSVRTQSPVFIMSNVDLVSAGNDHSLILSSDGTLYSTGHNEYGKLGDGTTNNINEPVEVANDVIDISAGKSHSLYLTSDGKLWGMGLNDKGQLGVGATSNHIIPIEIDEGVIKISAGDSHSLFIKE; this is translated from the coding sequence ATGAAAAAAGTATTTTACATTCTGTTCATCGTTACGTCTTTGCTCTTAATCTCTGTCTCATGCTCAGATTCAGATAACTCGTCAAATAATCCAGTTTCTCCGGATGTGGAGACTAAATATAATCTGAGTGTGATTGCAGATCCCGCAGAAGGCGGGAGTGCAAGTCCAGCCAGTGGAGAGTATAATAGTGGTGATTTGGTAGAAATTACAGCATCTGCAAATGAAAAGTGGATATTTGAAGGGTGGCAGGGAGATCATACAGGAACTACGAACCCTGTCAGTATCACAATCGATAGCGATAAAGATATTGTAGCCCTATTTGCTGAGCGTACATATCCACTGACAGTCAATACAGAAGGTGAAGGCACAGTAAGTGAAAGAGTTGTTCAGGCGAAGACCACGGATTATCCTGAAGGTACAATAGTAGAGCTTACAGCTAATCCCGAACAAGGTTGGAGGTTCTCCCACTGGAAGGGGGATTCTGAAACGGATGATAATCCCATTGAAATAGTGATAGAGGAAGCAAAAGAAGTGACGGCTATATTTGTCAAAAGAGAATATCCTTTATCGATCACCATTGAAGGAGAAGGGACTGTGAGTGAAGAGATTATTCATGCCAAGCCTACGGATTATCCATTTGGGACTGTAGTGGAACTCAATGCAACCCCAGCAAACGGCTGGGAATTCTCTCATTGGCAGGGTAATTTAGAAGGAAGTGAGAATCCTGCTAAAATTGAGGTTACAGAAGAGACGACAATAACGGCTGTATTTGTCAGGAATGCATTTGCCATCAACTACACTATTGAAGGTGAAGGCTCGGTATCAGAAAACTTGATCTCAGGAAGTGAAACAGATGAGGGAGCCTATGAATATGAATCTACAGTAGAGCTTACCGCTAATGCAAAAGACGGATGGGTTTTTTCTCATTGGCAGGGTGATCTCGAAGGAAAAAGCAAAACTGTAGCGATAGAGATTGATAGTGAGAAAAATGTTACTGCAATCTTTGAACGAAGAGACTACCCTTTGACTGTCAACATAGAAGGCGAGGGTTCAGTAATTGAAGACATAATACAGGCGAAATCTACCGATTATCCTTATGAAACGGAGGTAAAACTCACTGCAAACCCGGCAACTGGTTGGGTATTCTCTCATTGGCAGGGTGATTTGGACGGAGGTGATAATCCTGTGACGATTGAAGTTACAGAGGAGAAAAACATTACTGCGATTTTTAAAGAAGCTTACTATGAAGTTTCACTTACAATAAATGGAGAAGGTGAAATTGGGGAAGTATTAATTGATGGTGATTATAACGAAGGATTATATAAACACGGTTCTTCAGTTGAGTTTAATGCAGTAGCATCTCATGGATGGAATTTTACATCATGGAGTGGAGATGTCGAGAGTGTAGCAAACCCTTTGGAAATAGAAGTACATAATGATATACATTTATCAGCTGCGTTTACACGCATTGATTATGATGTCGAAATAATTGCAGAGGGAGAGGGAACAGTTACTGAATTTTTGATTAATGGAACTGAAACAGAAAATGGATATTTGTTTGGATCCGAGGTACGTCTAATTGCGAATGCTGCCGTAGGGTGGGAGTTTATTGAGTGGACTGGAGATATTGAATCTACAGATAATCCTATTTCACTTGAGGTAAATTCAAATAAAGAGATAAGTGCAATATTCAAACCTGAATCTGATGTTTTGTATGCGATGGGGTCGAATCGATTGGGGCAGTTGGGGGATGGTACTACTACCGATAAACATGAGCCGATAATGCTAACTTCCAACGTGGCTTCTATTTCGGGAGGAACTAATGCAAGTTTTTTTGTAAAAAATGATGGGACTCTAATGGGAATGGGAAGTAATACTATGGGTGAGCTTGGGTATCAGCAACCAGGATATTATTGGAGAAAACCTGTGGTGATTACAAATGATGTTGCAAAAGCCGTGATTGGTCAATTACATAGCATGTTCATTAAAAATGATGGATCTCTTTGGGCATTAGGTGATAATAGTTTTGGACAACTTGGTGATGGCACAGCTATAGATCGGACTTCTCCTGTAAAGATAGCTGAAAATGTAGTTGATGTATCTGTTGGTTATCGGCACACTTTATTTCTGAGGGAGGATGGCACTTTATGGGGTATGGGGCGAAATGAGTTAGGTGAATTAGGCGATGGTACAACGAATGATCGTATTATACCTGTAAATATAGCTTTGAATGTGAAGGCAATATCTGCAGGGTGGCGTCACAGTTTCTATATTTCGACAACAGGAACACTTTTTGGAATGGGCTTTAATATTGATGGTCAACTTGGTGCTGGATACGTAAGTGTTCGAACGCAATCCCCTGTATTTATAATGAGTAATGTAGATCTTGTATCAGCTGGTAACGATCACAGTTTAATTTTATCAAGTGATGGTACTCTGTATTCAACAGGGCATAATGAATATGGCAAACTCGGAGATGGTACGACAAATAACATAAATGAACCCGTTGAAGTAGCTAATGATGTAATCGATATCAGCGCAGGAAAAAGTCATAGCCTGTATTTAACGAGTGACGGGAAGTTATGGGGAATGGGTCTAAATGATAAAGGTCAATTAGGTGTTGGAGCGACGAGTAATCACATAATCCCAATTGAAATTGATGAAGGTGTTATAAAAATATCTGCAGGCGATTCACATAGTTTGTTTATAAAAGAATGA